Proteins encoded within one genomic window of Candidatus Eisenbacteria bacterium:
- a CDS encoding flagellar biosynthetic protein FliO: protein MTSALVTVFGTVCALVGVWGLWMRRAGAPGADAIRVVTNRYLGGKRFLTLVEVDGERLLLGVAGEQVSLVARLGHAEPAPEQPGA from the coding sequence ATGACGAGCGCTCTCGTCACGGTCTTCGGGACCGTGTGCGCGCTCGTCGGGGTGTGGGGGCTGTGGATGCGGCGCGCGGGCGCGCCCGGCGCCGACGCCATCCGCGTCGTCACGAACCGCTACCTCGGCGGCAAGCGATTCCTCACGCTGGTCGAGGTCGACGGCGAGCGGCTCCTGCTCGGAGTCGCGGGCGAGCAGGTCTCGCTGGTCGCGCGCCTCGGGCACGCCGAGCCCGCACCGGAGCAACCGGGGGCCTGA
- a CDS encoding EscU/YscU/HrcU family type III secretion system export apparatus switch protein: protein MAEGADRTEKATPKRREEARKHGQVVVSSEIAPVAALFAALGVATWGAPVLLRHARTMLANWLAAVGPAAAHDDPVGPLLWRATGELAGVLGPFFLAVSVVGIGAVIAQVGWHVNPELVAPDPKRIGFESGRKRIFSLQGVASLVKAIVKIVLVLAIAHRVVVTFSDGALSAALMPVEAIMGLAGTGLQRLGLVMAAVLAVVGAADYAWARWRHEQTLKMSRYELREELKQSEGDPQVRLRFRRAHREIAKRRMLAEVARADVVLVNPVHVAVAVRYRPDEMRAPRVVAKGADELCEKIKAAARAAGVPIVERRALARALFRTVQIGAEIPPTLYRAVAEILAYIYSLRGGVPGEVR, encoded by the coding sequence ATGGCTGAAGGCGCCGATCGCACGGAGAAAGCGACACCGAAACGACGCGAGGAGGCGCGCAAGCACGGGCAGGTCGTCGTCTCCTCCGAGATCGCGCCCGTGGCGGCGCTCTTCGCCGCGCTGGGTGTCGCGACCTGGGGCGCCCCGGTCCTGCTCCGCCACGCGCGCACGATGCTGGCGAACTGGCTCGCGGCCGTGGGACCGGCCGCCGCGCACGACGATCCGGTCGGACCGCTCCTGTGGCGCGCGACCGGCGAGCTCGCCGGCGTTCTGGGTCCGTTCTTCCTCGCCGTCTCGGTGGTCGGCATCGGCGCCGTCATCGCGCAGGTGGGATGGCACGTGAATCCCGAGCTGGTCGCGCCCGATCCCAAGCGGATCGGATTCGAGAGCGGGCGCAAGCGCATCTTCTCCCTGCAGGGCGTGGCGAGCCTCGTGAAGGCGATCGTGAAGATCGTCCTCGTGCTCGCGATCGCGCACCGCGTGGTCGTGACCTTCAGCGACGGCGCGCTCAGCGCGGCGCTCATGCCCGTCGAAGCGATCATGGGGCTTGCCGGGACCGGCCTCCAGCGCCTGGGCCTCGTCATGGCCGCCGTGCTGGCGGTCGTCGGCGCCGCCGACTACGCCTGGGCGCGCTGGCGGCACGAGCAGACGCTCAAGATGAGCCGCTACGAGCTCCGCGAGGAGCTGAAGCAGAGCGAGGGCGATCCGCAGGTGCGGCTGCGTTTCCGCCGGGCACATCGAGAGATCGCCAAGCGCCGCATGCTGGCCGAGGTGGCGCGCGCCGACGTCGTGTTGGTGAACCCGGTCCACGTGGCGGTGGCGGTGCGCTACCGGCCGGACGAGATGCGGGCGCCGCGAGTGGTCGCCAAGGGCGCCGACGAGCTGTGCGAGAAGATCAAGGCGGCCGCGCGGGCGGCGGGCGTGCCGATCGTCGAGCGCCGCGCGCTCGCGCGCGCGCTCTTCCGCACGGTCCAGATCGGCGCCGAGATCCCGCCGACGCTCTACCGCGCCGTGGCCGAGATCCTCGCCTACATCTACTCGCTGCGCGGCGGGGTTCCCGGGGAGGTCCGGTAG
- a CDS encoding flagellar hook capping FlgD N-terminal domain-containing protein — MIDPVTLNALNGTSGTSSPTSPMSAANDQISQQQFLTLFIAQLQHQDPLSPMEPEQLTAQLAQLSSLEQLHGINDRLDTLAATSKQTTATTALGLLGRTVDVDASTLAVKSGAASPIAFTLGQGVADVTVKITNGSGQTLRTVSLGPTSAGEHEFTFDGKTDAGAGVADGTYTVSVSSQATAGATPVAVPALMRGRVEGVDLSSDPPTLTVNGQTVTFDRVRSVRDSGDDA; from the coding sequence ATGATCGACCCGGTGACCTTGAACGCCCTGAACGGGACCTCTGGCACGTCGTCGCCCACGTCGCCGATGTCGGCGGCGAACGACCAGATCAGCCAGCAGCAGTTCCTGACGCTGTTCATCGCACAGCTCCAGCATCAGGATCCGCTCTCGCCGATGGAGCCCGAGCAGCTGACGGCGCAGCTGGCGCAGCTCTCGAGCCTGGAGCAGCTCCACGGCATCAACGACCGCCTCGACACGCTGGCGGCGACGAGCAAGCAGACGACGGCGACGACCGCGCTCGGCCTGCTCGGCCGCACGGTCGACGTCGATGCCTCGACGCTCGCCGTGAAGAGCGGCGCGGCCTCACCGATCGCGTTCACGCTCGGACAGGGCGTGGCGGACGTCACGGTGAAGATCACGAACGGGTCGGGCCAGACGCTGCGCACGGTGAGCCTCGGCCCGACCAGCGCCGGCGAGCACGAGTTCACGTTCGACGGCAAGACGGACGCCGGCGCGGGCGTGGCCGACGGAACGTACACGGTGAGCGTCAGCTCGCAGGCGACGGCCGGCGCGACGCCGGTCGCGGTGCCCGCCCTCATGCGGGGCCGGGTCGAGGGCGTGGACCTCTCGAGCGACCCGCCCACGCTCACGGTGAATGGACAGACGGTGACGTTCGACCGGGTGCGCTCGGTGCGCGACTCCGGCGACGACGCCTAG
- the fliP gene encoding flagellar type III secretion system pore protein FliP (The bacterial flagellar biogenesis protein FliP forms a type III secretion system (T3SS)-type pore required for flagellar assembly.), which produces MPAVSLQIGGEQVAGPLQVVALLTLLSLAPAILVTVTGFVRIVIVLSFLRQAVGTQGMPPNQVIVSLALFVTGFVMMPVFETIHTDAYVPYQREEIDAAEAARRAYEPLRQFMLRQTREKDLALFVEATGAARPAAPEDVAPQALVPAFLISELKTAFEMGFLVYVPFLVLDMVVASVLTSMGMMMLPPVLISLPFKLMLFVLVDGWNVLVGSLVQSFH; this is translated from the coding sequence ATGCCCGCCGTGTCCCTCCAGATCGGGGGCGAACAGGTCGCGGGGCCGCTGCAGGTCGTCGCGCTGCTGACGCTGCTCTCGCTCGCGCCGGCGATCCTGGTGACGGTCACCGGCTTCGTGCGGATCGTGATCGTGCTCTCGTTCCTGCGCCAGGCGGTGGGGACGCAGGGCATGCCGCCGAACCAGGTGATCGTGTCGCTGGCCCTGTTCGTCACGGGCTTCGTCATGATGCCCGTCTTCGAGACGATCCACACCGACGCCTACGTGCCGTACCAGCGCGAGGAGATCGACGCGGCCGAGGCCGCGCGGCGCGCGTACGAGCCGCTGCGGCAGTTCATGCTGCGGCAGACCCGCGAGAAGGACCTCGCGCTGTTCGTCGAGGCGACGGGCGCCGCGCGTCCGGCTGCGCCCGAGGACGTGGCGCCGCAGGCGCTCGTGCCGGCGTTCCTCATCTCGGAGCTGAAGACCGCCTTCGAGATGGGCTTCCTCGTCTACGTGCCGTTCCTCGTGCTCGACATGGTGGTGGCGTCGGTCCTGACCTCGATGGGCATGATGATGCTGCCGCCCGTCCTGATCTCGCTGCCCTTCAAGCTGATGCTCTTCGTGCTCGTGGACGGCTGGAACGTGCTCGTGGGCTCGCTCGTGCAGAGCTTCCACTGA
- a CDS encoding flagellar basal body-associated FliL family protein has product MADEDKAQDTAPAKQRGGIMHAIALGCALALALGGIGAAAWRLGLANVGQRADAAIDPARGGARRMAGDGALEPMDPFIANLSDDDGHRYLKATIQVEFYDSIVPPEFHGRLPQARDMLLTLFSSKNFAEVRTPQGKAVLREEIVNRLNTVLNQDAVKAVYFTEFIVQ; this is encoded by the coding sequence ATGGCGGACGAGGACAAGGCGCAGGACACGGCGCCGGCGAAGCAGCGGGGCGGCATCATGCACGCCATCGCGCTCGGCTGCGCGCTCGCGCTCGCCCTGGGCGGGATCGGCGCCGCCGCCTGGCGGCTCGGCCTCGCCAACGTCGGGCAGCGCGCCGACGCGGCGATCGACCCGGCACGCGGCGGAGCCCGCCGGATGGCCGGTGACGGCGCGCTCGAGCCGATGGACCCGTTCATCGCGAACCTCTCCGACGACGACGGGCACCGCTACCTGAAGGCCACGATCCAGGTCGAGTTCTACGACAGCATCGTGCCGCCCGAGTTCCACGGCCGGCTGCCGCAGGCGCGCGACATGCTGCTGACGCTCTTCTCGAGCAAGAACTTCGCGGAGGTGCGCACGCCGCAGGGCAAGGCGGTCCTGCGCGAGGAGATCGTGAACCGTCTCAACACCGTCCTCAACCAGGACGCCGTGAAGGCCGTCTACTTCACCGAATTCATCGTCCAGTAG
- the fliQ gene encoding flagellar biosynthesis protein FliQ, giving the protein MGIETVMGVGRGALELTLVLAGPVLLFGLLAGLAVSIFQAMTQINEITLTFIPKIAASVLALLIFGPWMLTRLVNYTTVLFQSLPNYVR; this is encoded by the coding sequence ATGGGGATCGAGACGGTGATGGGAGTCGGCCGCGGCGCGCTCGAGCTGACGCTCGTGCTGGCGGGCCCCGTGCTGCTGTTCGGTCTCCTGGCCGGGCTCGCGGTCAGCATCTTCCAGGCGATGACGCAGATCAACGAGATCACGCTCACGTTCATTCCGAAGATCGCCGCGAGCGTGCTGGCCCTGCTCATCTTCGGGCCGTGGATGCTCACGCGGCTCGTCAACTACACGACCGTCCTCTTCCAGAGCCTTCCCAACTACGTGCGCTGA
- a CDS encoding FliM/FliN family flagellar motor switch protein, which yields MSDILTPAEVEALLAAFSSEGPGERHEPIGSVRTIDLMSSERPLAGRLPGLELVLGRFARGVRGALATFFGDVPGVTVTATDLVRFERVLGKLEQPVGLVRFRLTPLRGHGLLAVPASLVGALLQVACGGTAGRAVAMPVREFSAIEQRLIERLAQRVLAELHAAFEPVASVECGYVRIESSPLFATIAAPDELVVQVELAVAVDGLAPATLVVALPNASLDAIRASLQTVRAVDDGASPAPDASWAARLRDRLADVPVDVTVDLGTQRMALSRLVSLAVGDVLSLTTGRDGPVVMRVAGAPHFVGAPGVVNGNNAVRVTARI from the coding sequence ATGAGCGACATCCTGACGCCGGCCGAGGTCGAAGCGCTGCTCGCCGCGTTCTCGAGCGAGGGTCCGGGCGAGCGCCACGAGCCGATCGGCAGCGTGCGCACGATCGACCTCATGAGCTCGGAGCGCCCCCTCGCGGGACGCCTGCCGGGACTCGAGCTCGTGCTCGGCCGGTTCGCGCGCGGCGTGCGCGGCGCGCTCGCCACCTTCTTCGGCGACGTCCCCGGCGTGACCGTGACGGCGACCGATCTCGTGCGCTTCGAGCGCGTCCTCGGGAAGCTCGAGCAGCCGGTCGGGCTCGTCCGCTTTCGCCTGACGCCGCTGCGCGGGCACGGCCTGCTCGCGGTGCCGGCGTCGCTCGTGGGCGCGCTCCTGCAGGTGGCGTGCGGCGGGACCGCGGGCCGGGCGGTCGCCATGCCGGTGCGCGAGTTCTCGGCGATCGAGCAGCGCCTGATCGAGCGGCTCGCGCAGCGCGTGCTGGCCGAGCTGCACGCGGCGTTCGAGCCGGTCGCGTCGGTCGAGTGCGGCTACGTGCGGATCGAATCGAGCCCCCTCTTCGCGACCATCGCCGCGCCCGACGAGCTCGTGGTGCAGGTCGAGCTGGCGGTCGCGGTCGACGGCCTCGCGCCGGCGACGCTCGTCGTGGCGCTCCCGAATGCGTCGCTCGACGCCATCCGCGCGAGCCTCCAGACGGTGCGCGCGGTCGACGACGGCGCGAGCCCGGCGCCGGACGCGTCCTGGGCGGCGCGGCTGCGCGACCGGCTCGCGGACGTGCCGGTCGACGTCACGGTCGACCTCGGCACGCAGCGCATGGCCCTCTCACGGCTCGTCTCGCTCGCCGTCGGCGACGTGTTGTCGCTCACGACGGGGCGCGACGGACCGGTCGTGATGCGGGTCGCGGGCGCGCCGCACTTCGTGGGCGCGCCGGGGGTCGTGAACGGGAACAACGCCGTGCGCGTGACGGCGCGGATCTAG
- a CDS encoding flagellar hook protein FlgE — MSIFGSFSTARSGLTAQSAALSVIGNNIANVSTVGFKGSRTEFADLLSAEQGGQVGKIGLGTRVGAIRTLFGQGSIEATGRGLDIAIEGEGFFVLRQDQGLAYTRAGNFQLQADGTVTNLIGDALQGTPVDATGNPVGQRGDIILSGALTSNPNPTTTLSLGGNLDANAATGTFDGTSFTTAYATSTFQASVQVFDALGASHNVTGFFTKTGPTTWSVNLAVDGADVQGGTAGQITSVGSGTITFDPTNGTVSGGATQTATFAAWTSGAAGSSVTVDLSQFTQHAAPSALATITQDGYGKGGLLGLTVDGKGILTGTFDNGQTRALYQLAIGSFENPEGLTPTGNQIYRESISSGPVVLGVAEAAGNGSIVGGALENSNVDLAQQFIDLISTQRAFQANAKVITTSDQALTDLLNVVR, encoded by the coding sequence ATGAGCATCTTCGGATCATTCTCGACCGCCCGCAGCGGGCTCACGGCCCAGTCGGCCGCGCTCTCGGTGATCGGCAACAACATCGCCAACGTGAGCACGGTCGGCTTCAAGGGGAGCCGCACCGAGTTCGCGGATCTGCTGTCGGCGGAGCAGGGCGGCCAGGTTGGCAAGATCGGCCTCGGCACGCGCGTCGGCGCCATCCGCACGCTCTTCGGCCAGGGCTCGATCGAGGCGACCGGCCGCGGGCTCGACATCGCCATCGAGGGCGAGGGCTTCTTCGTGCTGCGGCAGGATCAGGGCCTCGCCTACACGCGCGCGGGCAACTTCCAGCTCCAGGCCGACGGCACGGTGACGAACCTGATCGGCGACGCGCTCCAGGGAACGCCCGTCGACGCCACCGGCAATCCGGTCGGCCAGCGCGGCGACATCATCCTCAGCGGCGCCCTCACGTCGAATCCGAATCCGACCACGACGCTCAGCCTCGGCGGCAACCTCGACGCCAACGCAGCGACCGGGACGTTCGACGGCACGTCGTTCACGACCGCGTACGCGACGAGCACCTTCCAGGCCTCGGTGCAGGTGTTCGACGCGCTCGGCGCCTCGCACAACGTGACGGGCTTCTTCACCAAGACCGGACCGACGACCTGGAGCGTCAACCTCGCGGTCGACGGCGCCGACGTGCAGGGCGGCACGGCCGGCCAGATCACGAGCGTCGGCAGCGGCACGATCACCTTCGACCCGACCAACGGCACCGTCTCCGGCGGCGCGACCCAGACCGCGACCTTCGCGGCGTGGACGTCGGGCGCGGCCGGCTCGTCCGTCACCGTCGACCTCTCGCAGTTCACGCAGCACGCGGCGCCGTCGGCGCTCGCGACCATCACGCAGGACGGCTACGGCAAGGGCGGCCTTCTCGGCCTCACCGTCGACGGCAAGGGCATCCTCACCGGCACCTTCGACAACGGGCAGACGCGTGCGCTCTACCAGCTCGCGATCGGCTCCTTCGAGAACCCCGAGGGTCTCACGCCGACCGGCAACCAGATCTATCGCGAGTCGATCAGCTCGGGACCGGTCGTGCTCGGCGTCGCCGAGGCGGCGGGCAACGGCTCCATCGTCGGCGGCGCGCTCGAGAACTCGAACGTCGACCTGGCGCAGCAGTTCATCGACCTCATCAGCACGCAGCGCGCCTTCCAGGCGAACGCCAAGGTCATCACCACCAGCGACCAAGCGCTCACCGATCTGCTCAACGTCGTACGGTAA
- a CDS encoding FliH/SctL family protein: protein MPSCDDGAAGFVPLGGTHAAEPFRPLGTPGDPQAGAEAEVAAPAPDPVADAFEAGRAQGRAEAEAERVTLARDVEAAVGAIRAWRDELRTRYTQTLVELAMAAARKVVGDEIEARPERWSAIVAAGVRDLVDREQVTVRVAPRLAALLRAQAPALLAGDGAGEVVIVEDATLADGACRVEGRTGDVECGIDVQLATIADALGTR from the coding sequence ATGCCCTCGTGTGACGACGGCGCCGCGGGCTTCGTTCCGCTCGGCGGTACGCACGCGGCGGAGCCGTTCCGCCCGCTCGGCACGCCCGGCGATCCGCAGGCCGGCGCCGAGGCGGAGGTCGCCGCGCCCGCGCCCGATCCGGTCGCCGACGCGTTCGAGGCGGGACGCGCGCAGGGACGCGCCGAGGCGGAGGCGGAGCGGGTGACGCTCGCGCGCGACGTCGAGGCCGCCGTCGGCGCGATTCGGGCGTGGCGCGACGAGCTGCGCACGCGCTACACGCAGACGCTGGTCGAGCTCGCGATGGCCGCGGCGCGCAAGGTCGTGGGCGACGAGATCGAGGCGCGCCCGGAGCGCTGGAGCGCGATCGTCGCCGCGGGCGTTCGCGACTTGGTCGATCGCGAGCAGGTGACCGTGCGCGTGGCGCCGCGTCTGGCGGCGCTGCTGCGCGCGCAGGCGCCCGCGCTCCTCGCGGGCGACGGCGCCGGTGAGGTCGTGATCGTGGAGGACGCGACGCTCGCCGACGGCGCGTGCCGCGTCGAGGGCCGCACCGGCGACGTCGAGTGCGGCATCGACGTGCAGCTCGCGACCATTGCCGACGCGCTCGGTACGCGCTGA
- the fliR gene encoding flagellar biosynthetic protein FliR has protein sequence MAIPDPVPFLLVVARLSGLVLAAPIFGHLLVPMRVRAGFVGVLALALAPAVGGPGVEASVPWGLAGLVAMEAAIGVLIGFVAQLVFAGVQLGGQVAGLQVGFGIASLIDPGSQASTTVVAQWQQLAALLVFLVLDVHHVVLRALIESFRVAPVGHVVVSGALLEGMIAQAASLFAVGVRIAAPVLVTLLLVNGTLGVLARTIPQLNVFAVGFPVNVGVGLLVLGASLPLTVRFLAGRFDDLAGVLATLVQGLGALAHG, from the coding sequence ATGGCCATTCCGGATCCCGTCCCGTTCCTGCTGGTCGTGGCGCGCCTATCGGGGCTCGTCCTGGCGGCACCGATCTTCGGGCACCTGCTCGTGCCGATGCGGGTGCGAGCGGGATTCGTCGGCGTCCTCGCGCTGGCGCTGGCACCGGCCGTCGGCGGACCGGGCGTCGAGGCGTCCGTGCCGTGGGGGCTCGCCGGGCTCGTCGCCATGGAGGCAGCGATCGGCGTGCTGATCGGCTTCGTGGCCCAGCTCGTGTTCGCCGGCGTCCAGCTCGGCGGGCAGGTGGCGGGCCTGCAGGTCGGGTTCGGCATCGCGAGCCTCATCGATCCGGGCTCCCAGGCGTCGACCACGGTCGTCGCGCAGTGGCAGCAGCTCGCGGCGCTGCTCGTGTTCCTCGTGCTCGACGTGCACCACGTCGTGTTGCGTGCGCTGATCGAGAGCTTCCGGGTGGCTCCGGTTGGACACGTCGTCGTCTCGGGCGCCCTTCTCGAAGGCATGATCGCGCAGGCGGCGAGCCTCTTCGCCGTCGGCGTGCGGATCGCGGCCCCGGTGCTGGTGACGCTGCTGCTCGTGAACGGCACGCTCGGCGTCCTCGCACGCACCATCCCGCAGCTGAACGTCTTCGCGGTCGGCTTTCCCGTGAACGTCGGCGTCGGGCTCCTCGTGCTCGGCGCGTCGCTGCCGCTCACGGTGCGGTTCCTCGCCGGTCGCTTCGACGATCTGGCCGGCGTCCTCGCGACGCTCGTCCAGGGACTGGGGGCGCTGGCCCATGGCTGA
- a CDS encoding flagellar hook-length control protein FliK: MNVVPASLGAIGAIGVDAAAPPGVAGPGFDFTSLLVALLGRPAEVVAPPVAADGDVAAPEEMTSGEGEAPEVARPAEEDGQPIAATMLAAAAAAATPVVAVPIATAPAVESADLPRPQSPSLLPAAVPGEDAKRPAAPVRSTDEVPPAPANVATLAPRPPDVDAILGATATPTATPPAKPVVDAVPAPVDDAPVVVPSGSAPDAPEPAVVPSSPVLAQAIPAAAATPGTVVGTAPVSAPATEAAPIAAKAPIAIASATRIPSSDSEEKPASGPAAARAPAKPLAHESTAAASAVVETPAAQGAVDRGRREPQEQVAREAKAPAASPANPSSPASGHEMAPRRVERAEARADVDAPALERPTPQHTEPAVTAAPAAPRPEHAPAPPARDAAPAPSVDVDRLLAAHEARPARMHDDGAMRLQVEHEKLGPIDVRVAVRDHGVHADLLASHGDAREALVTNRPSLEAALGRANLRLEGFTVGLGQHHDPQHAPGREPQPALPAAPASERLSPPSIATAEPAPVVTTAGRLSLRA; this comes from the coding sequence ATGAACGTCGTCCCGGCATCGCTCGGCGCGATCGGCGCGATCGGCGTGGACGCCGCCGCGCCCCCCGGCGTGGCCGGACCCGGCTTCGACTTCACGAGCCTGCTGGTCGCGCTGCTCGGCCGGCCGGCCGAGGTCGTGGCGCCGCCCGTCGCGGCGGACGGCGACGTCGCGGCTCCCGAGGAGATGACGAGCGGGGAGGGCGAAGCGCCGGAGGTCGCGCGCCCGGCCGAGGAAGACGGCCAGCCGATCGCTGCGACGATGCTCGCGGCCGCGGCCGCGGCCGCCACGCCGGTCGTCGCCGTTCCGATCGCGACGGCTCCCGCCGTCGAATCGGCCGATCTGCCTCGACCGCAGTCGCCCTCGCTCCTTCCGGCGGCCGTTCCCGGCGAGGACGCGAAGCGTCCGGCCGCCCCCGTGCGATCGACGGACGAGGTGCCGCCGGCGCCGGCGAACGTCGCGACGCTCGCGCCTCGGCCGCCGGACGTCGACGCGATTCTCGGTGCGACCGCGACGCCGACCGCCACGCCGCCGGCGAAGCCCGTCGTCGATGCAGTCCCCGCACCGGTCGACGATGCTCCGGTCGTCGTGCCGAGCGGATCCGCTCCCGATGCGCCCGAGCCGGCCGTCGTTCCGTCGAGCCCGGTCCTCGCGCAGGCGATACCCGCTGCCGCCGCTACGCCGGGCACGGTCGTCGGCACGGCGCCCGTGAGCGCGCCTGCGACGGAAGCGGCGCCGATCGCGGCAAAAGCGCCGATCGCGATCGCATCCGCGACGCGCATCCCGTCGTCGGACTCCGAAGAGAAGCCCGCCTCTGGCCCGGCGGCGGCGAGGGCGCCGGCGAAGCCGTTGGCGCACGAGAGCACAGCGGCTGCGTCTGCGGTCGTGGAGACGCCGGCGGCGCAGGGCGCCGTCGATCGCGGCCGCCGCGAGCCGCAGGAGCAGGTCGCTCGCGAGGCCAAGGCGCCCGCGGCGAGCCCGGCGAACCCTTCGAGCCCGGCATCCGGGCACGAGATGGCGCCGCGGCGTGTGGAGCGCGCCGAGGCGAGGGCGGACGTCGACGCCCCGGCCCTGGAGCGTCCAACGCCTCAGCACACCGAGCCGGCCGTGACGGCGGCGCCCGCGGCGCCTCGCCCCGAGCACGCTCCGGCGCCACCCGCTCGGGATGCCGCGCCCGCTCCGTCGGTCGACGTCGATCGCCTGCTCGCCGCGCACGAGGCCCGGCCGGCACGCATGCACGACGACGGCGCGATGCGCCTGCAGGTCGAGCACGAGAAGCTCGGGCCGATCGACGTGCGGGTCGCGGTGCGCGACCACGGCGTCCACGCGGACCTGCTCGCCAGCCACGGCGACGCGCGCGAGGCGCTGGTCACGAATCGGCCCTCGCTCGAAGCGGCGCTCGGCCGCGCGAACCTCCGCCTCGAAGGCTTCACCGTCGGCCTCGGACAGCATCACGACCCGCAGCACGCGCCCGGACGCGAGCCGCAGCCGGCGCTGCCGGCCGCTCCCGCCTCCGAGCGCCTTTCACCGCCGTCGATCGCGACGGCCGAACCCGCCCCGGTGGTGACCACCGCCGGGCGCCTGAGCCTACGCGCATGA
- a CDS encoding FliI/YscN family ATPase, whose amino-acid sequence MASTLDLDFAPAFDALADTEPRRPGGRVTDVVGLVVEATGPAAPVGALCEITTAGASIAAEVVGFRDRRALLMPLGPLAGVGPGNRVRLARTQPTVAVGEGLLGRVLDGLGAPLDGRGPVAPAVRYPLYGVPMNPLEREPITEPLDLGVRAVNALLTCGRGQRLGIFAGSGVGKSALLGMMARYTRAQVNVIAMVGERGREVRHFLERDLGPDGLARSVVVAATSDQPALVRMRGAFLATTIAEYFRDQGLDVLLLMDSLTRVAMAQREIGLSIGEPPSARGYTPSVFTVMPRLLERAGRSRKGSITGLYTVLVEGDDMNEPVADTARAILDGHVVLSRRLAADGLFPAIDVLASISRVMLDVTDTLQQTAAQRVRSWLATYRDAEDLIQIGAYTRGASPVIDDAVARIPAVTQFMRQPLDEPASLSDSAAALAALAR is encoded by the coding sequence ATGGCGAGCACGCTCGATCTCGATTTCGCCCCCGCCTTCGATGCCCTCGCGGACACCGAGCCGCGGCGTCCGGGCGGGCGCGTGACCGACGTCGTCGGCCTCGTCGTCGAGGCGACCGGACCGGCGGCGCCCGTGGGCGCCCTGTGCGAGATCACGACCGCGGGCGCATCGATTGCGGCCGAGGTGGTCGGCTTCCGCGATCGCCGCGCGCTCTTGATGCCGCTCGGACCGCTCGCCGGCGTGGGACCGGGGAACCGCGTGCGCCTGGCGCGCACCCAGCCGACGGTGGCGGTGGGGGAGGGGCTCCTCGGGCGCGTCCTCGACGGGCTCGGCGCGCCGCTCGACGGTCGTGGCCCGGTCGCGCCGGCGGTGCGCTACCCACTCTACGGCGTGCCCATGAATCCGCTCGAGCGCGAGCCCATCACGGAGCCGCTCGACCTCGGCGTGCGCGCGGTGAACGCGCTCCTCACCTGCGGGCGTGGCCAGCGGCTCGGGATCTTCGCCGGCTCGGGGGTCGGCAAGAGCGCGCTGCTCGGCATGATGGCGCGCTACACGCGCGCCCAGGTGAACGTGATCGCGATGGTCGGCGAGCGCGGGCGCGAGGTGCGCCACTTCCTCGAGCGCGACCTCGGGCCCGACGGGCTCGCGCGCTCGGTCGTGGTCGCCGCGACGTCCGACCAGCCGGCGCTCGTCCGCATGCGCGGCGCGTTTCTCGCGACCACCATCGCGGAGTACTTCCGCGACCAGGGCCTCGACGTGCTCCTGCTCATGGATTCGCTCACGCGCGTCGCGATGGCGCAGCGCGAGATCGGCCTCTCGATCGGCGAGCCGCCCTCGGCGCGCGGCTACACGCCGTCGGTGTTCACGGTCATGCCGCGGCTGCTCGAGCGGGCCGGGCGGAGCCGGAAGGGCAGCATCACGGGGCTCTACACCGTGCTCGTCGAGGGCGACGACATGAACGAGCCCGTCGCCGACACCGCGCGCGCGATCCTGGACGGCCACGTCGTCCTCTCGCGACGACTCGCGGCCGACGGCCTGTTTCCGGCGATCGACGTGCTGGCCAGCATCTCGCGCGTCATGTTGGACGTGACCGACACCCTCCAGCAGACGGCGGCGCAGCGCGTGCGGAGCTGGCTGGCGACCTACCGCGACGCGGAGGACCTGATCCAGATCGGCGCCTACACCCGCGGCGCGAGCCCCGTGATCGACGACGCCGTGGCGCGCATCCCGGCCGTGACCCAGTTCATGCGCCAGCCGCTCGACGAGCCCGCGTCGCTGAGCGACTCGGCGGCTGCCCTGGCGGCGCTGGCGAGGTAG